The Corynebacterium coyleae genome segment CGACATGCACCACATCCAGGCCTGGCGCCACGGTGGGGAAACCAACCTTGCCAACCTCGTGCCGTTATGTCGGTTCCATAACGGGCGCAACGACGATGACCCGCGTGAAAACCGCTACGGGCGAATACAGATCCGAGATGGGATACCGGTGTGGGTATCGCCGGGAGGGTCGGTCGTCGAGAAGCATCCGCCCGGAGCCATGCAACAACTCTTCACATAACGAAAAAGCCCGCCAAAAAAGCGGGCCAATCGTCGTGCCGAAATTACTCGGAAGCTTCCTCACCAGCCTCAGAAGACTCAGCGCCAGCCTCAGCGCCGCCCTCCTCAGCAGCCTCAGCCTCAGCCTCGAGATCCTCATCAACCTGCTCGAAGGTGATGTTGACAAGCAAGTTCTCCGGATCGGTGATCAGCTCCGCACCCGCCGGCAGCTCGAGATCGCCAGCGGTGATCTGGTCGCCGATCTCCTTGCCCTCGATGGAAACGGTGATCTCGTCCGGGATAGACAGAGCGTCGATCTCGATCTCGACAACGTCGGCTTCCTGGAACACAACAGCGCCCGGAGCAGCCTCGCCCTCGGTGACAACCGGAACCTCGACGGTAACCTTCTCGCCACGCTTAATGCCGAACAAGTCAATGTGGTCGATCTCGAGAGTCAGAACGTTCTGGTCGACGTGCTTGACCATGGCGAGCAGCTTCTCACCATCGAGCTCAAGCTCGACGATGGCGTTGGTGCCGTCGTTACGCACAATCGCAGTCATCTCAATACGATCAACAGCGAAGTGGATGTTCTCAATGCCCTTTTCGTACAGGACACCCGGGATCTTGCCATCGCGACGCAGACGACGTGCGGAGCCCTTGCCGAACTCCTCGCGACGCTCACCCTTGATAACGGTTGGGGTAATAGCCATGTTGTACTCCTTCGGTTGGAAGGGCCACAGGCTTTGCCTGCGACCACTTAACGGATTGTGCTCGTCGAGTGATCGCATAGTGGATCTTCATCGCGTCGATAACGGCCCGAAAGCCCTCGCCGAGACTGCTACAGGCTACCAGCCGACTTTTCCCACACAAAATGCCCCGCCGCCTGGGCGTCCTCATGAT includes the following:
- a CDS encoding 50S ribosomal protein L25/general stress protein Ctc, with the protein product MAITPTVIKGERREEFGKGSARRLRRDGKIPGVLYEKGIENIHFAVDRIEMTAIVRNDGTNAIVELELDGEKLLAMVKHVDQNVLTLEIDHIDLFGIKRGEKVTVEVPVVTEGEAAPGAVVFQEADVVEIEIDALSIPDEITVSIEGKEIGDQITAGDLELPAGAELITDPENLLVNITFEQVDEDLEAEAEAAEEGGAEAGAESSEAGEEASE